The Coffea arabica cultivar ET-39 chromosome 2c, Coffea Arabica ET-39 HiFi, whole genome shotgun sequence genome includes the window GGTACATATTTATATTGTCACTTGAAACTTGTCAAATTGTGGTTTCAGGAAAAGCGGAAAGCCAGGAGAATATGTTATCTAGATTTTGGATCTTAAGATATAGTTCTCATTTCCTAGATCTCAaagtttgatgttcttcatttgcatcatgtTCCTTAGTTGACTGCCTTTCACTTCTTCCTGCATTCAATTTACAAGCGGTTGCATTTGACTTTGCATATGCACTTGAAGTTCAATTTCACCTGTTATGTTTCAGATACCAAATCCCAGATGATTGGCCATATCAAGAAGCTAGGAAGCTCTTCAAAGAACCAGAAGTTGTCACAGATGAAAACCAACTTGATTTCAAGTGGAATGCTCCAGATGAAGAAGTGATTTACTTCAATTAACAATTATAGATTGGTCATTATTGTCgtatatatctatttattgATCAGCTTAGGGATTATCTTTGGTTTCAGGGACTTATAAACTTTTTGGTAAAAGAAAATGGGTTCAGCATCGACAGAGTTACAAAGGTATGCTTATGATGAGAATTTGGTTGCTTATGTTTGAATTCAGTCTTCAGAATTTGTGTACATTACAAACTCAAATGTTGATTTATTCAGTCAATAGAAAAGATCAAGGCAGCAAAGAACAAGTCTTCGCAGGGGAGGTATGGAACTGACTGACTGATTGGTGATATTGTTGCTTTAGTGAAATCATGACTCATTATTGTCTTTCTTGAGCAGATTAGAATCATTCTTCAAACCAGTTGCTAACACATCAGCGCCTCTTAAAAGAAAGGTATTATTCGGCGTTGAGACCATTTGTCTGTTGCTTGTTGTCCATGTAAGACCTTCATTTGGCAGTCCCACAATATTTTTCGATAAAGAAAATCATGCGCTGGCAAACTCAATGTGATGTTGTCCTTGTTTTGTCCTTTATTCTTCTGCTCCTCGTGTGGCTGTATGAGCATGTTTAACTTTGGTCTCCTAATACTTTTGCTTAAGATACTTGGTATTGATGCTCGACATCAGAGTGCTGCACttactggaattaatttggaGTAATAGTAAACAAAATACCTCAAAACAGTCGTTAGGGATCATAATTAATATACTAATTGAAAGTTTTATATCTTTTATATGTATTACCTCAAGTTGGTCTGATATAACATACCTAGAAACTAAAAGCCCAAGAATCCAGTACTTTATTCTGCAGACCACCTTTTGAGATCATAGTGAATCATTCTTTGATTATACTTGCCTCTCTTCATTGCTTCTTCAAAAAAGCTGAAAATTAGATATTTTGTTTGAGAGTTTTTCTTCGGATTGTAATGTCATGAGTTTACTGTTGGTTACAGTAATCTCTTATGTACTGGTTCACAGGAAACCAAGTGCATCCTTGGATCTCCTAAGTCTCAAGTCAAtcttaagatgatttttgggaaaGCAACTCTGAAACACCGGCCCAGGGTCATTGGCCGCTTTGGCCTGCCAACTCCGAATATTGGCTCAAAGCAGTCATTGCTTTTAGCAGGAGTTGGCTTCTTCGGCACGTGAACCTGAAAAACCTTGGTGAACTTAGCTCTTGACTATTCTCtatctttatttttaatctataaataatttctgaaattatgtTCAAGTAAATCATATTTGTGGTCAATATACTAGTACTGATTGCTATAGAACATACTGAGTTGTAACTTGCATAATAGATGATCTGCTTGTTAGATTTAGGAATTTTATGAGGAGAGAACTTAGAGTTGTAAGTTTGAGGCCAAGGTGGGGCAGAATAGTGGGCAGTTGTATTATTCAGGAGCTGACATTTAGGAAACAAAAAGGGAATGAATCATCAAGAGAGAAAACTATACAGGTACAAGACTCACATTTTCTAGTTGAAATTTGTGGTTGAGTAGAGGCTTGCGCTCATTGGCCAGCTCTCTGCATCACTTGTGGAGTTAAGGACAAACTTGAAGGAATCTCAATTTTCTCTTGAAAGGCTAAATGTCAACCTGGTAATAGCCTTTAGTTCATCTGCAAatcaaatttcttttgcagTTTCAGTTGGGAGAAGCCAGACACTTTATGCTGGATACCAGTCTCTTTTGTTGCCAATTTTCCACTCATTGACTGATTGATCCTCGTTCTTGATATTCTTGAAATAAAACAATCGCAGGCGGTAGAATGACTTGAAGGAAGCCCATTGTAGTGCACAGATAGATTTGAACAACTATGGTTGCAAATTCTTGAGCATTTTAATCAGGATTTTGATTCTGACATTTGAGAGAGTTGTTGCTAGGCGGTAACTACCCATCAGATAGTATTCCATCCTTTATTTAGTGCGGCCAATTCTGGCCTTATGGTTTTTGGAAACAGTGGCTCTATCTTTGGAATTTCTATCAAGTGTTCTTGTAAGTTGTGGGACATGTATTTTTTGTAGCCATGAAATTGACATATGGGAATCTGAAtgctgaaaatttctttttctatccCTTAAGTTTGATAATTTCTGTGTTGACTTTACCAAAACATACAAAATACCGTCCTCAGTATGAAATGATCGCCAATTTGTTTCACCTTATGAAAAATTTTCCTGTTTATCTTTTCAAGGCTATTCATTTGCTTTCATTTCCCAACTTGATCACAGGAAGCAGCGGAGAAAATTGAAAAGGAGAATACAAATAAGAAGTCGAAGTCTGGTGgtggaaagaagaagaaataagtcatttttttcctttgaagtGCCAAATTGGTTGGTGGAGCCAGTTCTATGCTGGCAAGGTAAACTTGTTTACAACAATGAAcattagtaattatttcttttttgttgcTTCTTAAATTTGTCATATCTTTGCAATGAGCAACCTCTCGGTAGAAATGTGAGTGTGCTACTGTAGAAACATCTTAAATCTATTGTTTAACTAGAATACGTATACATATCTTTGCATGATTTATTCAGAAAAGTAATTAGTATACTTAATAGCTTTAACTGGAGAGTTCAAATTGTGGGTCTATGGAAATTGGAACGTGTGTGATTTCTTTTAAGATGCTGTTTAAGTGACAATAAACTTAACTGGATAGAGTTTAGACATGATGACCGTGAAAAATTAGGATCTAAATGGATCCTGGTATACATTTCTTGGATAGCTGGTGAAATACAAATGAAAGATCAAACTATCAAGTCCAAAAATTCGTGTAATGTCATGCTTCTTGATGAAGCTTTTTGCGTCATGCCTTCTTGTCTGCACTTAATTATCATATCTGCTGTTGTGCTTTCCACTTACCATGTGAATTACACCAATCTCTTCTTTCCTTCCATGTACTCGAAAATAATATCCTTTCCTGTTAATTCCTCTCTGTGCAAGCATGCTTGGTTCAGAGCATTCTTCATCATTGGCCGATACTTGCAGTAGTCTTTGTGTTATTGCAATTTGTAGTTCAAGATATTCCACTTTAGGCTCTCATTTCTATAGGATTGGACTGAACTTATTATCATGATTTGGCCCacaattttttctgtttttttttttgtgtttgtgtgtgtgtgtgttgttgggccgggggggggggggggtgttgttTGGGTGGTGTTGGAATTTTCCATTTTACTGTGATTTGGTTTCTGCAGGTGAGGAATTTCCAGATGCCGCAACAAACTTGGGATTTCCAGATGGTGCGACAAACTTGTGTTTCTTCTTGTGCTGAAAATGTCCGTCAATGAGATGTGTAATATGACTGCAGGATGATGTGTCTCTGGATTGGTAGACCATTTTGTCATCTTGGCTTTAATTCTAGTGTACAGTTGTTCACGATGTcagagaatttcgtcctctaACTGCTAGTCCTTTTGAATATCTATTGAGAATTGAGCTCTATAAATTTTCATACCAGGAAGGCAGTTGCTGTAGCCATGTTAAAGACAAAATGATTTGCTCGCCAAAATATGCAACTCCTAGGTTACGAATGGAGAAATGGCATGGTCCTTGCACGTGGCTTCTTCGCAAGGTCAATGCGCACAAGTCCAGGAGTCTTccaaatttttgttaattagtAATCTAATAACACTAAGAATTTAATGCAAGTCAGGCATCGATTTGTCTGCAAAAGATTCTCTTCACTCGTACCAATTAGCTTCGTCTGTTGTTATGCACACGGGCTCCATGGGTTAAGACTGGCTAAGGCGGATAACAAAAGGAGAGCATGGCCATGGAATAGGAGAGTTAGCAATAAATTCCAGGTGCCTGCTTTTAATTTCCTTGGACTACGATCACTTCCTAATTGTCACGATCTGCGGCTCCATCACACGGAAGACAATCTGAAAGCAGTCACTCCTTAAGGTACAAGACCTTATGAGCTCCTTCAACTCAATTGTCAATCGAACCACCACGGGTACTTTGGTGGGGGGAAGTTTTAGATGAAGTTGGTAATTAGCGTATTCAACCTGGGGAAGGAGGTGAGATGATTGATGTTCATATGTCGGGTTACACTTCAGCATTTCATGAGAATGATACGTACGTACTTGCGGTAATTCTCTCTCTGGATACATATTGGCTTCTGATGCTGCTGCCATTGAACACTGATGTCTTAGGTCTAGAGTGTAGATAAGCCAGCACTTCTTTGTTCTGATCTATTGCTATCTGATACTATTTGATAAAGAGGGTGCAATTATCGGCTTTTGCCCATTAAATAGAATGAAAATATGAGTGCAGCATCTTTTGTTCATCTCCTAAAGTCCAAACCGCAAAACGATCTTCTCATGTTTTCCATTAGCAGCTGCAGCCAGTTTGAGAAAGATACTGAACAGGAGAAAATATCCATGCCAAGGACCCAATATCCTTCCTGGTGGATATTCTAAGCGGACGCCCTACTAGACGTGACCCCTGTGTCGAAGGGTCTGCCAAAGATGGAAGGCCTTATCAGTTAACATCACATTTTCTTGAGTTGCATATGAAACATACTCTTCCATCCATCATTACCCAGAACAGGTGAAGGGATGTATGCTTGGTTAACAAATGGCCGTCAGGAGTAACAAAAAAATAACCCCAAAATCCCCACTATCTACCTTCAGCACCGTAGATGCATGGATCTCCGAACACACAAACAGTTCATCATACTCAATCCTACCACCGAGGAAATAGTTGAGATACTCACCCCACTTCGAACTCGAATTTATGCAGTCTTTTCCCACCCCTCCCTATATCAACCCTTTGTGCCATATGTGGTAATATTCAAGAAGGAGCCGTGCAATTCAAGTTTCTCAATCTGGGATTAGATTCTTGCTGAAGAAAGCTTCGATCAACTCGTGCAAGTTCACACCAACCCCGGCTTAAAACTATGCTGTGAGGTGAGTCCAACTCTAATCTTCTTCTATTTAATCTCTTGGTCGATGATTGCTGAGTTGAGGCATGCCACATATTTAGATCCTAATATTAAAATTTATGTGCACCATGTTTTATACATTaaaaataagggataatttcacaaacctcccctgaagtttTTAATAATTATAGAGAACTcccttcaaattttaaaaattacatatgcCTCCCCTACTTTTACTGTTTAGCAACAACTAGTTTTGTAAGCCTCGCGCAACGCGTGAGGTTGCCCCCAGCTTGTGTTGATCTAATTTAATTGATGGTAGGTAGTTTGGGGTAAAACATTTGGGTTGTCAAAATGTGGTGAACTGTGGCAGACTATCATGTGCGGTGGCAAGATTGGTTTTGTTTGTGAATGCATGGGTGCCATATATTTTTATTGAAATTGACACTTGGTAGTTTGGTTCATAGTTGTGTGACAACTATTATGTTATatgatttttttgtgaattgaCGTGGAGGTTTTGTTCTATAAGAATGTGGAATGTCTTGTTAAAGGATGTGGGTGGGTGGTTGTTCATTTTCTTCTCAAGTATTTTGATGATAGGTTTTTCTAATAGTTGGTAAGAATATAACAGTATTGTAGTAGTATATTTATAAAAGAATTATTTTGATATAGGAGTTTTGGCGTAGTGGTTTgcaagtttataaattttttttttttttttttttttgcattagtATGGAGATGAATTGTGCGTCTATTAATCAATTAAATGATAATATGTATGCCTGGGTTATTCGGATTGTGGTGGTAGAAAAAAGCCTTATTCGACATGCTCATTATATGCGACGTAGATATCAGCATTATGTTTTTGCTGATAATTTGGTAAGCaagaattgttttttttttttactttattttatttgtgtttATGTTTAAGACTTACGAAATTTTTGTTTGTAGGGTGATCGGATTCAAGCGATTGTCTATTTAAATGATGTCTATGTCTTAGACGAGTCTAGAAAGGCGGCGAGCCAGGGAATGAACCTTGCTAATAAAACTTCCATACTCTGCAACCATGGAGTAAAGGCCAATCTCGACTGTTGcaactttctttactttttacTCTAGCATTTGAATTCTGAAATATGACTCAGCTTCATAATTACAAGATTCATTTCTTAATGTTTTCATTTGATTTTCTGCAACAGTTTGCTTATGATATTTGGAttgtttctttcattctttcGTTTTTTGGCGATACTATAGGTAACAGTTGTTTGGTCAAGGCAGTCTATATACTCGCTACATACTCCATACATATTGTGATAGCTATCAAATAAGATAGAAGATTCAGCTATGTTTAAACATTTCCATGCTAGTTAGCTTCTAGAGGACGAGGTTTCAATTGCTTACGATAAGGCACACAGTGATAAAGTAATTCTAGTGTTCCAAAAGTATTTGATCAACAAAAAAAAGTTCCTAAAAGCAATTTTTGACATAGGATGAATGTTAATCAAGAAAAACTTTGTGTTATacattttcaatattttttgtTCTCAAAGCAATGACCAACGTGTAATCATCAATGTAGGTCAATCATAGACAGGATTTCTTTGTATACGATATTTTTTGTGGAGTTTGTGTGTTTAGAGAAAGAAGTAAGCTGTCTAATAAGTACTTTCAcattgttttctattttttcccgTGATAATGCAACATATAATTGATCATGTGAAAATACAGGTTCTTTTAGATATAAGCCAATGTAATCTAACGTCTGTCTTTGTGTTTTGTTAATTGTCATTGCAAAACATAATCTTAAAGGGAATTGAATTCTTTTAAAGGGAACGGAGCAAAGTTCATCATCTGAACATTTTAAAGGAATACGAGGTATGAAAACTGACTTATCTGTAAATGAGCCAAAAGAAATATCTGCTTGAATGACATTATTTCCAAACTCTTTGCATATAAGTCACGTGCCATTTGAAAGTCCTTCACTTGGTTTTATATTTCGGATTAACATAACAGGACAGTTTTCTTTCAGTTTTAATTCATGTGGAGGCAATCCTTTTGGTGTAAGTGTGTTCAGAAAATCTTGGTTTTCTAGTTGGTGTGATGCATCAAGAGTTTCATCAAAACTTAGATATGTTTTCCGAGGACCTGGGAATTTGTCGATTAGCATATCATTGATTTCATGAACAAAATCGTTTCGTGTCATTAAGATAGCTCTATTAACAATGGAGGATGGATTATTGTTGAATGCCTCCATATCTGGGAATACCATACTCACTAAAGTCTCTACTGATGAAGCTTCATCTATAAAGGGTACATTCATTGGTGTTGGGATCTTGACTTCATTCATATGATTTGATAGCTCTGTCATTACCAATTCGAAGCAAAaaattgctgaaatttttatCGGAACAAGCTCGCATATTTCCCGTAGCTTCAGTTTTGTTAATTGTTGCCATATAGGTGACATGACTAAGCTTGCATTCATAATATCTTTCTTATAGCCTTGTGTCACAACTGGTAATGTTTGCCGAAAATCTCCTCCGAAAACCACAGTTTTACCACCAAATAACGCATCGCAACCAATGACATCTTTCATCATTTCATCAAAGCGTTCGATTGATTTTTGTTTTGCCATACTTGCTTCATTCCATATAATAAGTTGTGCATCTCTAATTAACTGTGCATTGTGCAATTGTAGTTTGCTTTCCAACGTGACAACTTTGGAATCATCATCATGTAGAGGTACCTTAAATCGCGAGTGTGTAGTACGACCTCCATGTAAAATTGAAGCTGCAACGCCTGAAGTTGCGGTTGCAAGTGCTATACCACCTGTTGATCTTATTTTAGCAAGAAGAGCTCGATACAAAAATGTTTTCCCTGTACCTCCTGGTCCATCTACAAAAAATGATGTTAAGCTACTATTTATAATGGCATTTAAGATCTGTTCATAGGCATTGCTCTGATTCTTGTTTAATTGATCAATTGCCGGAAGATCATTCTCATCTACAGGTATATTTCTCTCAGTTTCTATATCTTTTGCTACTACTTCTTGCTAAGATTGTTGGATTTGTGGTGTGTTCAACTGATAATCAGCCAAACTTTTTTCCATTGATTGTAAGTAGTTGTCAATGCATTGTAGCACTTTCACTTCTACAAGATGAATTGGGATTGAAGAATCTCGCTTTATATCTTCAGATAGAAAGTCTTGAAATTGTAGCCATAGTTGAGCAGGGTTCCTTGGACTGCAATAAACTAAGATAGCATCAAATAATTGACGCAATGAATTTGGCATTTGATATAGAACTGCTTCTGATAAACATAGCTCGCTGCATTATCTGTTTGTAATAGTCCCATCATATCCGCAGCTTCACGGAATGAAGTACAAGCATGTCCATTCATAGTTCTTAAATCTAGGAATGAAGTCGGTTTCCTTACATGCATCAATAACATTCGTAAATAATACCTTTCTCCTTCTGATAGATGCGCACCTAAAATGCGGCCAATCACTTTCCTTTGCTTACGTTCCTTCCAAATTTTTGATTGCTGGTTCCATTTGAAATATTCAGGAAATTCTGCATATACACAATTCAAATTCTTTGCATAGTTGTCGTACTTGTTCATGAGAAAAAACTCTGTTAGCATGGTTTTTTGTAAAGCTCGATTTTTTAGAACACTATGGAGAGAGCTTTTTTTGGAACTGTTACTGGTTGTTTATTCTCTAAATGTACTTGTAAAGTCATGACAGATAGATGTATTTGATTCAAATCAAAGCCAAAAATTCGCCACATTGCCTCAGGAGGGGATACCCATCTTGCGGcaacataatttttttatttcatctatAGTGCTACTTGTCTCAATATCACTCAACTGATACAAAACTCTATCATACTtcttgtatatatatttatatatatacttgACAGCTTGAATTGTGGAGCATATCTCAACATTAATATGGCAATTAAATTTTGCTAAGAGGTAAGCATTATAACGTACTACCCAACGATTATCAAGATAATGGCCATGTATCTTAACTTTGTTCTTGTCATTTTGTCGACGATATACTGGATATGAGTTGGTTGTATGTATTGTTGACTCACAGAATTGCTTGGGATACTTGTCTTTGCAACCGATATGCTTACGCATACAAGCACATGTAGAATTCATAGCACCACAAGGACCATGCATCATGTGTTTAACAATGAGACCATGTAAAAATTCATGCTAATTCATATCAGGCAACTCAGCACAAACAATTCAGTCATAAGCTTCAGGAGAATACATCTTACTTCCTTGTTTTAGAATAATCAAGAAGTGAGCATGTGGCAGACCTCGTTTTTGGAACTCAATAACATACGTGTATGCTGCTACCTTTCCAAaaatattcttcttgaatagttCATTTTTTAATTGTTCCAATTTTGCTCTGAATACACGAGAAATTAAATCAGGCCGATTCTCAACTTTTTCAGTTTGAAGAAGGAAACGTTTAATTTTAGGCCAGTTTCGATTACATGTCATTGTTAAGAAGATGTCTGGTTTTCCATATTGTTGGACCAATGACATTGCATCCATGTAACGACGCTTCATATCATGAGATCCTCCAATGAATGATCCTGGAAGAACTATTCTTTTTCCAACATTGGAAGACGAAGATTCTCCCTGCGAGAGACTATCAATAAGGCCTTGATATAATTTTGTTCGAAGCCGCGTTTGATTATCATTCTGTCTATAGAAATCCAACCTTGTTGATTCAATTTTGACATACATATCTACAACATATTGCTGTAGCAATCTCCCTATATGCAATAGCATAGATTGGTCGTTCTCTCTAATTTGTAGTCTGTAACAATAGTACTCTCTACAAGAGACCATATTGCGCTTTCGCTTGTTCTTTCAAATTGCTGGCCAATAGTAGTTAGGCACAAGTAAGGTTTAGTTTTATAATACAGTATCatttaaaagtaataaaaaaattagagtAAGAAATAAATGAAGTAAATAATTTGCTTAATTAGTATAAGAAAATCCTATATAAACTTATCGAAAAATATAGAACATAGCATAGAGTTAATTACCTGAATTCTCAGCATTCATTAATTGGTTTGGTGTTGTCCCAGCACTTGGAGTTAGCTTTAGTTCTTCCTCGCAAGAAGTTGCTTGGCATGCATTTGAATTTCGTGGAATACGTTTTATGCCTTGATGCCAACCTGGTTCACCACTTGCAAAAACGAGTAGATATTGTAATAGATCATAATAACTAAAGTAATGTTTGATAATTtgagttttttcattttttccataaACTTGGATATGCTTTGACGTCATTTGTTCACTATCACAATTATCTGTCCAAACGGCACCAACTTGCGATATAGTTGGTTTGTTGAATACTTTTTGATCCACTGAAGGGCTAGATtctaatattattttataattttctatgCTTGGTAAATTTTGAAGGCCTTGAAAAA containing:
- the LOC113723732 gene encoding uncharacterized protein isoform X3 → MGRRPKYANLEEAYRGKNARRRERRANASTMDNSGTAATTQFRVSIKESFNSRSTMELRYKSWHQGIKRIPRNSNACQATSCEEELKLTPSAGTTPNQLMNAENSEFPEYFKWNQQSKIWKERKQRKVIGRILGAHLSEGESPRNPAQLWLQFQDFLSEDIKRDSSIPIHLVEVKVLQCIDNYLQSMEKSLADYQLNTPQIQQS
- the LOC113723732 gene encoding uncharacterized protein isoform X5 gives rise to the protein MGRRPKYANLEEAYRGKNARRRERRANASTMDNSGTAATTQFRVSIKESFNSRSTMELRYKSWHQGIKRIPRNSNACQATSCEEELKLTPSAGTTPNQLMNAENSEFPEYFKWNQQSKIWKERKQRKVIGRILGAHLSEGESLLQSKEPCSTMATISRLSI
- the LOC113723732 gene encoding uncharacterized protein isoform X1, producing the protein MGRRPKYANLEEAYRGKNARRRERRANASTMDNSGTAATTQFRVSIKESFNSRSTMELRYKSWHQGIKRIPRNSNACQATSCEEELKLTPSAGTTPNQLMNAENSEFPEYFKWNQQSKIWKERKQRKVIGRILGAHLSEGERYYLRMLLMHVRKPTSFLDLRTMNGHACTSFREAADMMGLLQTDNAASYVYQKQFYIKCQIHCVNYLMLS
- the LOC113723732 gene encoding uncharacterized protein isoform X4, producing MGRRPKYANLEEAYRGKNARRRERRANASTMDNSGWHQGIKRIPRNSNACQATSCEEELKLTPSAGTTPNQLMNAENSEFPEYFKWNQQSKIWKERKQRKVIGRILGAHLSEGERYYLRMLLMHVRKPTSFLDLRTMNGHACTSFREAADMMGLLQTDNAASYVYQKQFYIKCQIHCVNYLMLS